The [Pseudomonas] carboxydohydrogena genome includes a window with the following:
- a CDS encoding AtpZ/AtpI family protein, with protein MDEKDKPSADEAALSTRLHQLEDRLSQTRKDRNLRTGQSDGRDGNASANASAMARGFRLSSELIAGVLVGAAIGWGFDRLLSTSPWGLIVFFLLGFAAGVINVMRTAGVADRPADRQ; from the coding sequence ATGGATGAAAAAGACAAACCATCTGCCGATGAAGCCGCGCTCTCCACAAGGCTTCACCAGCTGGAAGACCGGCTTTCCCAAACCAGGAAAGACCGAAATCTCCGGACAGGTCAGTCGGACGGCAGGGATGGAAACGCCTCAGCCAACGCATCCGCGATGGCGCGCGGCTTCCGCCTCTCATCCGAATTGATTGCAGGCGTTCTTGTCGGAGCGGCCATCGGCTGGGGTTTCGACCGCCTGCTGTCCACGTCCCCCTGGGGACTGATCGTGTTCTTCCTGCTCGGCTTCGCGGCCGGCGTGATCAACGTGATGCGGACGGCGGGAGTGGCGGACAGGCCGGCGGACCGCCAATGA
- a CDS encoding F0F1 ATP synthase subunit A, translated as MADPVEQFEIHKIFSLGHIGGQEIAFTNSSLFMFICVGAVALLMLGGSTRLVPTRYQSMAELSYEFVVGMMKESLGEEGMKFFPLVFSIFMFVLMANVIGVIPFTFSVTSHLIVTVALALIVFLTVLLYGLYKNGFKFFKVFVPSGVPFYILPLITAIEVISFLSRPVSHSVRLFANMLAGHITLKVFAGFVAGLGALGATGILGATLPLAMTTALSALELLVAFLQAYVFAILTCIYLNDALHPGH; from the coding sequence ATGGCCGATCCGGTTGAACAATTCGAGATTCACAAGATCTTCTCGCTGGGCCATATCGGCGGCCAGGAGATCGCCTTCACGAATTCATCGCTGTTCATGTTCATCTGCGTCGGCGCGGTCGCGCTCTTGATGCTCGGCGGCAGCACCCGACTGGTGCCGACCCGCTACCAGTCGATGGCGGAACTGAGTTACGAATTTGTCGTCGGGATGATGAAAGAAAGCCTCGGCGAAGAAGGCATGAAATTCTTCCCGCTGGTGTTCTCCATCTTCATGTTCGTACTGATGGCGAACGTGATCGGCGTCATCCCCTTCACCTTCAGCGTCACCAGCCATCTGATCGTCACCGTCGCGCTGGCGCTGATCGTGTTTCTCACCGTGCTGCTCTACGGCCTGTACAAGAACGGCTTCAAGTTCTTCAAGGTGTTCGTGCCGAGCGGCGTGCCGTTCTACATTCTGCCGCTGATCACGGCGATCGAGGTGATCTCGTTCCTGTCGCGCCCGGTGTCGCACTCGGTTCGTCTGTTCGCCAACATGCTGGCGGGACACATCACCCTGAAGGTATTCGCCGGCTTCGTCGCCGGCCTCGGCGCACTTGGCGCCACCGGCATCCTCGGTGCGACGCTGCCGCTCGCGATGACGACCGCGCTCAGCGCCCTCGAACTTCTGGTGGCGTTCCTGCAAGCCTACGTGTTCGCCATCCTCACCTGCATCTATCTCAACGACGCCCTTCACCCCGGTCACTGA
- a CDS encoding F0F1 ATP synthase subunit C, whose protein sequence is MDPIAAKYIGAGLATIGMGGAGVGVGMIFSQFLNGALRNPSASQGQFANLIFGFAVTEALGIFSLLVALLLLFAV, encoded by the coding sequence ATGGATCCAATCGCAGCAAAGTACATCGGCGCAGGTCTCGCCACCATCGGCATGGGCGGCGCGGGCGTCGGCGTCGGCATGATCTTCAGCCAGTTCCTGAACGGCGCGCTGCGCAATCCGTCGGCCTCGCAGGGCCAGTTCGCGAACCTGATTTTCGGCTTCGCCGTGACCGAAGCGCTGGGCATCTTCTCGCTGCTCGTCGCGCTGCTGCTGCTGTTCGCCGTCTGA